Proteins from a genomic interval of Mycolicibacterium grossiae:
- a CDS encoding helicase-related protein, with protein sequence MSAGEVFDAIADGMQISGIIPGTPVEIIAVIPSEQDAKQIIYRTPDGSIQERVFYRSDSIGLDVYHPSGRPFDADPQEFRLAAEAQRIRLAGRSDPMLAVSTSDVEPLPHQIRAVYGELLPRTPLRFLLADDPGAGKTIMAGLYIKELILREDVKRCLIVAPGSLVEQWQDELRLKFGMDFEILAPGSSEVVLGANVFDSKRLLIARMDQLARNGHLVARLDEAEFDLVVIDEAHRMSAQWFNGELKESKRFQLGRVLSERARHFLLMTATPHNGKEEDFQTFLSLLDEDRFAGRGPRHAQADTAEGFMRRMVKEDLLTFEGKKLFPERHATTVDFALSPSEMHLYDRVSEYVREGMNLADRLEGKRKLTLGFALTVLQRRLASSPAAIFQSLRRRADRLQQTRDDILAGRMARASVDTLIGDVGDEIDPDDYDAEELESMEETVLDGASAARTAAELETEVADLRDLARIAEGVLLSQQDSKWVQLRAVLESEILAKGDDTRHKLIVFTEHRDTLDYLEGRIASLVGRPDAVVVIHGGVNRQDRRRVTEEFTHNPATKILVATDAAGEGLNLQAAHLMVNYDLPWNPNRIEQRFGRIHRIGQTDVCELWNMVARDTREGEVFRRLLDKVQEQRAAYGGKVFDVLGTSMGNVKLADLLRDAIRYGEQDDVRLRMQETIDAGVVDGLKELMTDALAHDMLPQHDLEKLREEMEDARARRLQPHFIRDAFTEAFRQLGGRIEPRENDRFEITHVPPRVRESTRNPIARRYHRVTFDLAKLDR encoded by the coding sequence ATGTCTGCAGGGGAAGTTTTCGACGCAATCGCCGATGGCATGCAAATTTCAGGGATCATTCCTGGCACGCCCGTCGAAATAATCGCAGTCATCCCGTCGGAGCAGGACGCGAAGCAGATCATCTACCGTACACCCGACGGTTCGATTCAGGAGCGAGTGTTCTATCGCTCCGACAGCATCGGTCTCGACGTGTACCATCCCAGCGGCCGTCCGTTCGACGCCGATCCGCAGGAGTTTCGGCTGGCTGCCGAGGCTCAGCGCATCCGGTTAGCGGGACGCTCAGACCCGATGCTCGCGGTGTCCACAAGCGACGTTGAACCGCTCCCCCATCAAATCCGCGCTGTCTACGGTGAGCTGCTTCCCCGCACTCCATTGCGTTTCCTGCTAGCCGATGACCCGGGTGCCGGGAAGACGATCATGGCGGGCTTGTACATCAAGGAGCTGATCCTGCGTGAAGACGTCAAGCGATGCCTGATTGTCGCGCCGGGGAGCCTTGTGGAACAGTGGCAAGACGAGCTGCGGCTGAAGTTCGGAATGGACTTCGAGATCCTGGCCCCCGGCTCGTCGGAGGTCGTTTTAGGCGCGAACGTCTTCGATTCGAAGCGGCTGCTGATCGCACGGATGGATCAACTCGCGCGGAATGGGCACCTCGTCGCGCGGTTAGACGAAGCAGAGTTCGATCTTGTGGTTATCGACGAGGCTCACCGGATGAGCGCCCAGTGGTTCAACGGCGAACTCAAGGAATCGAAACGTTTTCAACTCGGCCGAGTGCTCTCTGAGCGTGCACGCCATTTCCTCTTGATGACCGCGACTCCGCACAATGGAAAAGAAGAGGATTTCCAGACGTTTCTCTCGCTCCTTGACGAGGATCGATTCGCGGGGCGTGGACCACGCCATGCCCAAGCCGATACGGCAGAGGGTTTCATGCGCCGGATGGTCAAGGAGGATCTCCTAACCTTCGAGGGAAAGAAGCTCTTCCCGGAGCGCCACGCAACAACGGTCGACTTTGCGCTGTCCCCGTCCGAGATGCACCTTTACGACCGAGTCAGCGAATACGTGCGTGAGGGAATGAATCTCGCTGACCGCCTGGAGGGCAAACGCAAGCTCACTCTGGGTTTCGCGTTGACCGTTCTGCAACGACGGCTCGCCTCCAGCCCAGCCGCTATCTTCCAGTCGCTGCGACGACGCGCAGACCGACTTCAGCAGACCCGCGACGACATCCTGGCAGGACGCATGGCGCGGGCGTCGGTGGACACCCTCATCGGCGATGTCGGCGACGAGATCGATCCGGACGACTACGACGCCGAAGAACTCGAAAGTATGGAGGAAACAGTCCTCGACGGCGCCAGCGCAGCGCGCACGGCAGCCGAACTCGAAACTGAAGTCGCCGACTTGCGAGACCTCGCTCGCATCGCCGAGGGCGTGCTGCTCAGTCAGCAGGACAGTAAATGGGTACAACTCCGAGCGGTTCTGGAGAGTGAGATACTTGCGAAGGGAGACGACACCCGGCACAAGCTCATCGTCTTCACCGAGCACCGCGACACGCTCGACTATCTCGAAGGACGTATAGCCAGTTTGGTCGGCCGTCCGGACGCAGTTGTGGTCATCCACGGAGGTGTCAACCGCCAAGATCGCCGGCGCGTGACGGAGGAGTTCACGCACAACCCGGCGACAAAGATACTGGTCGCCACTGACGCTGCAGGAGAGGGACTTAACCTGCAGGCTGCCCATCTGATGGTCAACTATGATTTGCCGTGGAACCCGAATCGCATCGAGCAGCGCTTCGGCCGTATCCACCGCATCGGCCAGACGGACGTTTGCGAATTGTGGAACATGGTCGCACGCGATACACGCGAGGGCGAAGTGTTTCGACGCCTCCTCGACAAGGTACAGGAGCAACGAGCCGCGTACGGCGGCAAAGTCTTCGATGTACTTGGGACTTCGATGGGCAACGTGAAGCTTGCCGACTTGCTTCGTGATGCCATTCGTTACGGCGAACAGGACGACGTCCGTCTGCGTATGCAAGAGACCATCGATGCCGGAGTGGTCGATGGCCTTAAAGAACTCATGACCGACGCACTGGCTCACGACATGTTGCCCCAACACGACCTCGAGAAGCTGCGCGAAGAGATGGAAGATGCTCGTGCACGACGCTTGCAGCCGCACTTCATCCGCGACGCGTTCACAGAGGCCTTTCGTCAACTCGGCGGTCGAATCGAACCCCGAGAGAACGACCGCTTCGAGATCACCCATGTCCCACCACGAGTGCGAGAGTCGACCAGAAACCCGATCGCACGCCGATATCACCGGGTAACGTTCGACTTAGCGAAGCTCGACCGTTAG